Part of the Sporomusa termitida genome, CCCCAAAGAGGGGAGTTCTGGGAAAGCGAATAACACTGGCAAGTATGTAGTTAACTTTAGTGCCCGTTAGTTTATTAATTAATTTAGTTTGTTAATTAATGCAGTTAAAGGATGTGCTGAATTTGCGAGGAAAAATCAGGGGAAAGCTGACCATAATCATGGTTACAATCGCTGTACTAATGCTGTCTGTTACCGGGTGCTCAAAAAATCAGCCGGCAACGGCTGGCAATGAAAGTTCGGCCCAACAACCGGATATTATCAGGGTAGCGACCCCCAACGCCCCGACCAGCCCGTCAATCTACTACGTGGGGGAGGAACTTGGCTTTTTTGCCGAACAGGGGATAAAGATTGAGTACGCCGGGGTGGTGCCTTCCACCCAGTTGGTAGCCTCAGTGGTGGCAGGGAAACTTGATGTGGGCGGTGCTCATATTAACAGAACCATTGCCGGCATTTCGGCCGGTGCCAAAATCAGGGCGGTAACGGCTAATACCGAAACCAGTCAGGCTATTCCGCATATGGTGTGTGTGACTACTAAGAACAGCCCGATAAAAAGTGCCCAGGACATGGTTGGCAAAAAAATCGGGATACCGCTGATCGGCGGCTGCAATGAATACACTCCGTATGCGTATATGAAGAAAAATGGAATCTCCGATCCCAAAAGCAAGGTGCAGATCATCGTTATGCCTGAAACGCAGCTGGATCAGGCCTTGCGCCAGGGCGATATTGATCTGGCCATGATGCATAAAACCACTGATTTTATTAAAGAACGCGGTGAATTCCAGGTAGTGTTCAGCGATTATGATGTCTGGGGCACGATTGGCGGCGCTACGCCGGCCTATTTTTCAGAAAAATTCATTCAGGACAAACCGGATGTAGTCAGACGTTTTGTGGCAGCTGTCGCCAGGACCAACAACTGGGCCAACGCCAATCCGGAGAAAGCCCTGGAGATTACCGCCAAACGGGCCAATGTTGATCCTAAGACCATCAAACCCGGTCATTATGCCAAAGATGCGCTGATTTTAGAAGATACGGTTACTGTCTGGATTAATTTGCTTACCGATTTTAATGAGATCAAAGCCGGCATCAAACCGGAGCAAATCTATACCAATGAATTTAATCCCCATGCCAAGAAATAATTTGTGCAGGGAATCAGCCGATTTCTTGCAGTAAGCTGCTGACTGGTTTAAAAACTAGAGGCTGTATCCCGCAAGGGATGCAGCCTCTATATGTTTAGCGCGAGCTATTATTAATAAGGGGTGCTGATTAGTTATCAAGCTAAAGGCAGAAAGATTTTTCTTTCTGCCTTTAGTCTATTTAGCTAACAAAATAAATGAAGGAGGAATGGTATGAACAACAAGATCGTCTCGTTGCTGCTATTACTATTTCTGGGGTTTTCTCTTACTGGTTGTGCCGGCAGCCTTGGCGGCAGTCAAACTGTGCAGACGGGGACCGTTGCAGCGGACGGAAAAAAGCTTTTTCCGATCAGGGTTGCCGGTGACGGGACCGCTAACGGTGAGGTTATGATTGGCAATGAGGTTGGCTTTTTCCGGGAGGAAGGGATCGAGATTATATTTACCGGCGCGCTTAAAGGCGGCGCCACAGAATTGCAAACCATAGCGCAGGGGATTAACGACGCCTTTATCGGTGGACATCCGCACAGCGTGGCCCAGGCGATTATGGCCGGCATCAAAGTCAAGGCCGTTGCCCCCGGCATGGTCGACCATCCGGACTTCCCCCATGTCAGGTATCTGGTCCGGGAAGACAGCCCTATCAAGACGCTGAACGATATAGTTGGTAAAAAAGTCTCCCAGACCAGCGCTACTTCAGCCTGCCAGGACGGTTATTTAAAACTGCATCTGCAGCAAAATAATCTGCCCCTGGACGTGGAGTGGGTGAAATTGCCTAATCCGGGCCAACAGGAACAGGCCTTAAAACAGGGATTGATAGATATGACAACCTCCCATCCGCCCTATGCCGGGATAACGGTAAAACAGCCGGGCATCCGCCAGGTAGCCACCAGCTACGATATCGTGAAAACGCCGGGGGCCGGCCTGTCGGTTCGCGGCTTCAGCGAAAAATTCATTGCCGAGCATCCTGATGTCGTCAGGGCCTTCTGCCGGGCCTTACAGAAGTCGCACAAATGGATTAATGCCAATC contains:
- a CDS encoding ABC transporter substrate-binding protein is translated as MQLKDVLNLRGKIRGKLTIIMVTIAVLMLSVTGCSKNQPATAGNESSAQQPDIIRVATPNAPTSPSIYYVGEELGFFAEQGIKIEYAGVVPSTQLVASVVAGKLDVGGAHINRTIAGISAGAKIRAVTANTETSQAIPHMVCVTTKNSPIKSAQDMVGKKIGIPLIGGCNEYTPYAYMKKNGISDPKSKVQIIVMPETQLDQALRQGDIDLAMMHKTTDFIKERGEFQVVFSDYDVWGTIGGATPAYFSEKFIQDKPDVVRRFVAAVARTNNWANANPEKALEITAKRANVDPKTIKPGHYAKDALILEDTVTVWINLLTDFNEIKAGIKPEQIYTNEFNPHAKK
- a CDS encoding ABC transporter substrate-binding protein; translation: MNNKIVSLLLLLFLGFSLTGCAGSLGGSQTVQTGTVAADGKKLFPIRVAGDGTANGEVMIGNEVGFFREEGIEIIFTGALKGGATELQTIAQGINDAFIGGHPHSVAQAIMAGIKVKAVAPGMVDHPDFPHVRYLVREDSPIKTLNDIVGKKVSQTSATSACQDGYLKLHLQQNNLPLDVEWVKLPNPGQQEQALKQGLIDMTTSHPPYAGITVKQPGIRQVATSYDIVKTPGAGLSVRGFSEKFIAEHPDVVRAFCRALQKSHKWINANQQEAAAIVARKVKVDPEHVSVFWYEERGHIDPAYMDIWVKLSEDIGLWPAGSIKSEAIYTNEFAPKE